In Leptotrichia buccalis C-1013-b, the genomic window TATCCCATAAATTTCCATATTTTCCCTTTCCAGCTAATTTCATTTTTTACTGTATTTCTAAATTATACTACAATTTTAGAAAAATATCGACAATGATTTTAGAATTTTTATTTAAATTTTAAACTTTCTTCTCTTACTTTATTTGTTCTTTCTAATCAAAAAGGCAGCATTAAAAATTACTGCCTGTTAAAATCTATTCAAAATAATCTTTGTTTAAATCAAATTTCTGTTGAGCTTTATCCTTTTCGGAAATTGTCAGTTCATCATGATTTATCCCAAATTCTTCAAATTTCCAGTCAATATTAATTGTTTCATCATTCCATAAAAGTCCGCTGTCATATTCAGGTGCATATAAATCTGTACATCTGTAAACAAATTCCGTTTCATCTTCAAGAGTTAAAAAACCGTGTGCAAAGCCTTCTGGAACATAAAACATCAATTTATTTTCAGCGGATAATTTTATTGCGTACCATTTTCCAAAAGTATCGCTTCCTTTTCTTAAATCAACTGCCACATCGTAAACACTTCCTTTTATTACACGTACTAATTTCCCTTGAGTGTGCTTTGTCTGAAAGTGAAGTCCACGTAAAACGCCTTTTTTGGATTTTGAATGGTTGTCTTGGACGAAGCTCATTGTAAGTCCTAATTCTTCAAAGGATTTTTGGTTGTAAGTTTCCATAAAAAATCCTCTTTCATCGCCAAATACTTTTGGTTCAATTATTACTAAGTCTTTTATTGGGGTTTCTTTTACTATAAAATTGTTCATTGAATTTCTCCTTATACAATATTTACTCAAATTTGTAAAATTAAATAAATTTAGAGTTTGAGCAGATTTGATTTTTGTTCATTTTATTTTTTATATTTTTTTATTGTTTTCACTGTAAACTTGGATTGTCCAATACAATATCTCTTTGCCAATTCAAAGTAT contains:
- the rfbC gene encoding dTDP-4-dehydrorhamnose 3,5-epimerase, with the translated sequence MNNFIVKETPIKDLVIIEPKVFGDERGFFMETYNQKSFEELGLTMSFVQDNHSKSKKGVLRGLHFQTKHTQGKLVRVIKGSVYDVAVDLRKGSDTFGKWYAIKLSAENKLMFYVPEGFAHGFLTLEDETEFVYRCTDLYAPEYDSGLLWNDETINIDWKFEEFGINHDELTISEKDKAQQKFDLNKDYFE